AACCACTCCTTTATTTCCACACGGATGCCCAGAAACATTAGTGGGTATGTGAACCACCTCCAGAACTAGGAGGCACCGTGGTCCCACCATCTTCCCTCTGTCCATGTCTGTCTTTGCCATGTCCTAGAACGCAGTGTGCACTCCCACAGCCTTCGTCAtcatctccctcactctcaGAGGAAGACTCTCCAAACTGCCTTGGTTTCTCATAGACACAGCAACCTGTGGGTTTATCAATAACATTAGCTTTTCACGAAGGGAAACAACTGGAAAACGTTTATCACAGACACATCTATAACGGTGTGAAGTTGATTCTCACATTTTGAGGACCTCCTTCCCAAGTGCTCATTGTCCACTGTGTCACTGGACCACTCAACTTTCTTCTCAGTTTTTCTCTTCCTCAGTTTAATAGTCAGGCTGCGTCCCTCCTGTGTCGGGAGAAAGAAGCACGATTGGAACAAAAGGCCAGGTTGCATCACCCACATACAACATCTATGAATGTATGTCAGTACATTTTGTTTAACTTCTACCTTGCAAGATTACGGGATATAAACCGAGGAACGGTCTGAAGTACCTAATTCTAAAATTGTTGCTGACTACACTGGCAAAAGTGGAAAACTGTCTGTGCATTTGAGAAGCATCAACCAACGTAATATTTGGGTGCGGTCAGACTAGTTGGTTAATGAATGTGGCTATAAAGAATGGTCGCAAAGCGGACATACAGAGAAAGATGGATAACAAACGTTTTGACATAACTAGTCTAGATAGTTTACAATTGGTTTACAATCAGGCGATTCTGTTTACCTGCTGGGGCGGTGGTGGTGTATCAATTTGAACGGTCTCGGTTATCGTTTCACTAGAAGTACCTTGTTGGACCTCCGCCATCCTTGTGACGATGAGCTGCTAGCTAGCGTTTCGTTATAAACTCAAGTCAACAGTGAACAAGAAAAAATGTCAAGCAACGTTATTAACGAAGAAAATGTACAGCAACCTCTATTAaaatacacacaacaaacaATTTATTTCCAATTAGGTAGCTCGCTAACGTGGGCCAAGCTTGTCTCAACACTACTAGACGCGGACTGTTTGGAGGAAACAAATCTCAAACGgaccacttcctgttgtccGCAAAAAGGTTTGTCTGACAAGATATGCATTTTGCTCAAATATGACATTGATTAAGACATTGCAAATAATGTAATGGCCATAACCAGTTGACCATCATTGATATACACATTGGACCGTGTTCGAAAATATAGCCATACTCTGCTGTAAAGGTTAGGAaccaaatgtaggctattttgtTTCGACAGGTCATAGTTGAAAGGTCGCAGCGAACATGTCTGCGCTCATGATGGACTCAGTGCATTGAAGGTAGCTATAATAAATGAATAGATGTAAGCAGTCAGCACCTATAACGTATGTGGTATCTGATCTGTTAGCATACGACATAATATCAAATTAATCTGTAATGTCTGACAGAATTAGGACCATTGCGAATGGTCAACTTCTAGGTTAGATATCTAAATATATTTAATTATATCTAGCTTTGTACATTTTGATGCTTTTAAAGAACATAGAAGTAGCATGTTTACATTTCTTGTTGTGTCTCCCCTACCTCTTGGTTCATTTTGCAGATGTGGAGGCACACTTGTGGCCTCTGTGTGAGGGCTGTAGAGAGAGGAAAACACAGGTGTAGGGATACCTGGTCCTGCAGTTTCTGTTCACACAATACCTCAAAACCTCAGTCCTCAGCTCAGTCAACTCCCTTTCTACGGACtcaagaagagaaaaaaaggcgAAAGATAGACAAGGAGAAGGCCATATTAACTAAGCCACACAATGTAAGCCACAAACCCTTCTCttattgtaatgtttttttttaattagctTTCAAATCTTTAGATTTTTTGGATGTGAACAAATATATTAACCAAATATTGCATCAATAACAATTACAGAATGATCCAGGAATAAAATGGAGTGAAAAAGAGCGGATAACATACAAGGCATCAATCCTTCCTGGAGAAAAGAAAGGTATAGCTTTTTCTGGACTAGGCTTCTTTGTCCTAACAACCTGTTATGTTTACTTTATCTTGCAGTGTGACAGATTGTCTATATCAGTGTTTGTTTACTCTAAAGTGGTCATTTTTCTGTCTACcttactttctccctctctcttttagaTACCACCCTTCCTTTGCCTTCATCTTACAGCCCTGAATATGTGGAGTTCAGCTGGTACCAGTGGTGGGAGAAGGAAGGCTTCTTCACTCCCGAGCACCATGTAAGCAGACCTGCTTCATAAACAACACTAAAACAGGATGCTACATCATCTTAAATCATGTTTCATGATGTCAttacatttttgtttattttcaatgATTATAATGGTTGGGTAGGATTGCAGTGTCAGTAGTGTGTGCAAATTTCTTCTGATACCTGTTTAGGAGAGGCTGCCTCATTCAAGGAACCGTTCCTTCTCCATGTGCATCCCTCCACCTAATGTAACTGGGACTCTGCACCTTGGCCATGCTCTGACTGTAGCCATCGAGGATGCTTTTGCTCGCTGGTAACTGTTTCTTACTTACATATATGTGATGTCTTGGATGGATCTACAATGTATCAACTTGCTTGAACCGTATAAGAGAGAGTGAACTGAAACCTATCCAATGACCAGAGGATTCGACAaattttatgtttttatgtgTTAGGAGGAGAATGCAGGGCTATAAAGTCCTCTGGGTTCCTGGGTGTGACCATGCTGGCATAGCTACACAGGTACATTTCATTATTTTGACTGTGAGCAATCTTATGTTCCTGTAATTTATAATCCAAGCCATCTATTGTATTTGGGAATGTGAAAGGCATCTTAAAGCCATATCAAAAGCTGGTCATGTATAAAAGTTGTCACCCTTcttgtgtgtctttgttgttgtttgtctttGTCTAATCTCAGTCAGTGGTGGAGCGGAGGTTGTTGAGGGAGCGAGGAAAACACAGACATGACTTCAGCCGAGAGGAGTTCCTGAAGGAGGTCTGGAACTGGAAGAATGAGTGAGTgttggtctctccctctctctccctcctctactctGTCTTCCTACACCCTGGATCCCATGTTTCATTATATTTGAATGTTTGTGCTCGTGTGTCTCAGGAAAGGAGATGAAATTTATCACCAGCTAAGGAAACTTGGTGCTTCACTGGACTGGAGCAGAGCCTGCTTCACCATGGATCAAGTAAGACACTATAGAGCTCTTAATAATGATAGTAAATGCATGTGTTgatgtttgactgttttaatgtcTGTTCAGGGTTTCAGCCTTGCTGTTTCTGAAGCCTTTGTAAGATTGTGTGACTCTGGACTAATCTATCGCTCAGAGGGGCTGGTCAACTGGAGCTGTGCTCTGGAGTCTGCCATCTCCGACATAGAGGTGAGAATGCCagtcagaccagaccagaccttaAAAGTGGGGACATATGTCACTAGTACCTGCAGTCTGGTATGTAATGTGTTGTGAACAGAGCATAATCCatcacctttttgttctctGGTGTCAAATTGTTGATTTTTATCCTTACATTTGAAATATAACTAAAGGATTTTCATAAAGACATGTTTTGATTTTTATAGGTTGACTCAAAGCAGTTGGCTGGGCGGACTATGTTGTCCGTTCCTGGCTACGAAGACAAGGTGGAGTTTGGAACCATGGTCACTTTTGCCTACCCTATTGAAGGCCAAGGTGAGTGAGTTGTGACCCCAATGTCAATATAGAGACAGTTGGagacagacgagagagagagagggagggagggagggagggagggagggagggagggagggagggagggagggagggagggagggagggagggagggagggagagagggagggagggagggagagagggagagagagagagagatgccctgGTCAAGACTCAAACCTGGGCCCCTGCGTTATTGCTTTATCCTGTGATTCTTCTTTTGAATGTGTTGCTATATTCTACCACAGACGGGGAGGTGGCAGTGTCCACCACCCGTCCTGAGACGATGCTGGGAGATGTGGCTATTGCTGTACACCCTGACGACCCACGATATCAGGCTAGTGTAGACGACAACCACTGCTTTTTGTTCTTGTTGTCTACCATAACCACAATGTATCGAGTTGTTCATATGGAGAATTTAAGGGatctgtaaatgtaatgtcattaAATTATGTTTCCAGAAGATTCATGGTAAACGGTGCAGACACCCATTCACAGACAGACTTTTACCCATCATCACTGACACCATGGTGGACATGGAGCTGGGAACAGGTAGCCTAACTGGATTTAACAACTGatcatttgaacacattgaatgttttgtatttttgtaataATTATTATTGTTGGCACAAGTGAAGAAAAGTCTAAATATCCGTGTTTGTCAGGGGCTGTGAAAGTCACTCCGGCACATGACCACGCTGACTTCCTCCTCGCTCAAAGACACTCTCTTCCTCGTCTCACTGTGATCGAAGGGGATGGGACAATGACTCCTCTCTGTGGCCAGTGGTTGCAGGTGCACAACTCTTTCCTGGGACCTGTAATTATCGGTGGCCTGTGTGAGATTTCATGAAAAAGAGATCACTTCATTATTCTTTCCTgccttcctctcgctctctccacaGGGAGTGAAACGCTTTGACGCCCGAGAACGAGTGATAGATGCACTGACAGAGAAGAGGCTGTTCAGGGCAAAGAAGGAGCATGCCATGTCTCTACCTGTTTGCAGGTAAAGGGAGACACAAAATCCAGTAACTGAATGTAGTTGAATAGGACCCATCACATTCCTGGCCCACATGATGGCCACACCCAGTTACCGCGGCAACGCTCCTTTGTGCTGAGCTGGACGCTGATGGctctctgttgtgctttcctCCTCGTGTCTCAGTCGCTCAGGGGATGTCATTGAGCCCTTGCTAAGGAAGCAATGGTTCGTGCGCTGCGAGGAAATGGCAAAAAGAGCAATACAGGTAATCTGAGTGGGTCATTATGACGGCTTGTATGTAGGTCAGTGCTTCTCTATGAACGAGCAAGTCAACGAAGTGTATAATGTCAAATACTGGCTCCCTCCCttaggctgtggaggagggacagCTGGAGATCATTCCTCATTTCTATACCAAAACATGGAGGAATTGGCTCTCCAACATCAGGTATCTACAAGTTTGTAACTGGCCCTGGACGCCATGAAGTGGTCTGGCATCAGTAAACAAAGCAACAACAAGTCTTGACGTCTGTGCTAAGTAACACAAGGCACTGAGATTTTGGGAGACAGGCATCTTTATCTCTGCCCTTCTCCACTATTCTTATTAGAAATGAGATAAACAAGTCCTTGTTTTGACTTATTTCCCTACACACAAT
This genomic window from Hypomesus transpacificus isolate Combined female chromosome 4, fHypTra1, whole genome shotgun sequence contains:
- the ppp1r11 gene encoding E3 ubiquitin-protein ligase PPP1R11; translated protein: MAEVQQGTSSETITETVQIDTPPPPQQEGRSLTIKLRKRKTEKKVEWSSDTVDNEHLGRRSSKCCCVYEKPRQFGESSSESEGDDDEGCGSAHCVLGHGKDRHGQREDGGTTVPPSSGGGSHTH